A stretch of Geotrypetes seraphini chromosome 2, aGeoSer1.1, whole genome shotgun sequence DNA encodes these proteins:
- the LOC117354679 gene encoding gastrula zinc finger protein XlCGF26.1-like: MSSVCVLRESTCFVRSLFLSFAESCRAQFRKMPAGASAQMRVSFEDVTVSFSQEEWEYLEEGQKELYREVMKENYETLISLGTGSPAVTPDIISHIEQGEEPYVRDEPGSEERETGRSSCSDDRITQERTRAKKQGEDPVEIEQVQRQSENVCENISQNSKDQREPAGDSKDVHLTERPFQINNSDQVTSEFHQGKRKGKTRQKELTCLEYKRSFNFIRPKNKKSYPLFSELEKHKNNHKNEKPFTFTECNKSFPQLSTVKIHQQTRTTIKPFPCTECNQSFTRLSDLKIHQRIHMGDKPFTCTECNQSFTRFLHLKRHKMTHAGDKPFTGSECNQSFTHLSHLHSHQRIHTKDKPFTCTKCNKSFTQISNLRKHQMIHTGYKPFTCTECNKSFTWLSGLNLHLRIHMEDKPYTCTECKKSFIQLSDLKIHQRIHTGDKPYTCTECNKSFTWISNLKKHQMIHTGYKPFTCSECNKRFTWLSDLKIHKRIHTGDKQFTCTECNKSFTWLSGLKSHQMIHTGDKPFACTECNKSFTRLSNLKIHQRLHTGDKPFTCTECNKSFTWISSLKKHQTIHTGYKPFTRTDVIKASLGFQI; the protein is encoded by the exons ATGCGGGTGTCGTTTGAGGACGTcactgtctctttctcccaggaggagtgggagtatttagaAGAAGGGCAGAAAgagctttacagggaggtgatgaaggagaattatgagactCTGATCTCCCTAG GAACAGGCTCTCCTGCCGTCACTCCTGATATTATATCCCACATTGAACAAGGGGAAGAGCCGTACGTCAGGGATGAgccaggatcagaggaaagagaaactgggagaaGCAGCTGCTCAG ATGATCGGATCACACAAGAAAGGACGAGAGCAAAGAAGCAAGGAGAAGATCCTGTAGAAATAGAACAAGTCCAAAGACAATCGGAAAATGTCTGTGAGAATATTTCCCAGAACTCAAAGGATCAAAGAGAGCCTGCAGGAGACTCGAAGGATGTTCACCTGACAGAGAGACCCTTCCAAATTAATAATAGTGATCAAGTGACTTCTGAATTCCACCAGGGTAAGAGGAAAGGAAAAACACGCCAGAAAGAACTTACGTGTTTGGAATATAAGAGGAGCTTTAACTTTATTCGTCCTAAAAATAAAAAGAGCTACCCCTTGTTTTCAGAACTCGAAAAGCACAAAAACAATCATAAAAATGAGAAACCGTTTACAttcactgagtgtaataaaagcttccctCAACTGTCAACTGTAAAAATTCACCAGCAGACCCGCACCACAATCAAACCATttccatgtactgagtgtaatcaAAGCTTCACTCgtctttcagatctaaaaattcaccagagaattcacatgggagacaaaccatttacatgtactgagtgtaatcaAAGCTTTACTCGTTTTTtacatctaaaaagacacaaaatgactcacgcaggagacaaaccatttacaggTAGTGAGTGTAATCAGAGTTTCACTCATCTTTCACATCTACACtctcaccagaggatccacaccaaagacaaaccatttacatgtactaagtgtaataaaagcttcactcagattTCAAATCTAAGAAaacaccaaatgatccacacaggttacaaaccatttacatgtaccgagtgtaataaaagcttcacctGGCTTTCAGGCCTAAACCTTCACCTGAGGATCCACATGGaagacaaaccatatacatgtactgagtgtaagaaaagcttcattcagctttcagatctaaaaattcaccagagaatccacacaggagacaaaccatatacatgtactgaatgtaataaaagcttcacttggatttcaaatctaaaaaaacaccaaatgatccacacagggtacaaaccatttacctgtagtgagtgtaataaaagatTCACttggctttcagatctaaaaattcacaagagaatccacacgggagacaaacagtttacatgtactgagtgtaataaaagcttcacttggctttcagGTCTAAAAAGTCACCAGATGAttcacacaggagacaaaccatttgcatgtactgagtgtaataaaagcttcactcggctttcaaatctaaaaattcaccagaggctgcacacaggagacaaaccatttacatgtactgagtgtaataaaagcttcacttggatTTCAAGTCTAAAAAAACACCAGACGATCcatacagggtacaaaccatttacacgTACtgatgtaataaaagcttcacttggctttcaaatctaa